The genome window GTGTGAGCCTTGCATCTCTTATAGCTGCAACCCCAACTCCACAAAGCAACCCAAAACAGTTGAACAACACGACGCACAGGATCAGCTATGTGATCTCCTGGATGAATCGAATCCATGCCAGTCAGCTATTCTTACACAAGACACTCATTACTGTTTACGAAAAGAGGCGAGTCTCGTGCACGAGCCGAAAAAAGATGAGGAGAATGTCAAGGCAGACGCACACCTGTTTGTCGAGAACAAAAACCTTTCATCGTCAGGGGAAGGATCAGAAGGGGCGTCTCGCATGCTAAGTATAGAGCAACGTGTGAGGGCGCACTCCTTTCCATTTGACCCCGCTCATAGTGACGGCTCTGACACAAACCCCCCGACGCCTCAGGGAGACAGATTAGCAGGCACCGGGGGGATCGGGGAAAGAGCCATCTCAGCCCTAAGCTGTGAATTAGAATCTGTCACAAAGTTTGGCACACGCAGGATATGCATCGGCCAGCCCAGGTGTGAGAGCGAGAGCGAAACCGTGTGCGAGCGTGCCAGCGATCCTCGTCCGCGAAGAGGTACATCACGCAGAAAGAGTAAACAGAGCAAAACGAAGCCCAAGTTGGGAATGAGAAAGAAGAGTGAAAAGCGAAAGGCCGCAAATAGGCGGCAATCAGTGAGGTGTAAATTGAGGAGTGTCGTCTCTGCAGTCTCCAATGTGAGCGCCAGGGGAGAAGAAACCGGAGGGAGTTGGGGAGAGAAAAGGGGACAACGGGAGACGGAGGCAAGAGGGAGGGTGTGGAAAGCTGAGGCCGAGCCAGTTTACGTCTCTGTCAGGAAGAGGACGCCTCGCAGGAGCCGCCACTCGGCATCCCAGGTCCTGCTGGGCGGAGAGCGGGGGGAACGCGGCAGCGCCTTCTCACAGTTTGCCAGACGCACGCCTGACGCAGAAAGGGAGACGTTTCCCCGGAGATCTCGCTGCTCCTTACGCGCTTTCTCGCCAGGATGTAACACAAAGCTGTTTTGGGAATCGGGTCACCATAGCAACCCCAGGAGTTTCATTGACTGCAGTTACCCTGACAACAGCTGTGGTGACAGCCCGGCGAGAAAGCGAAAACTCCTCCACGGGGACAGAAGATTCATTCACGGTAACAGAAGTACTTTGAGACGCCACGAggagacagagagagggagggtAAGAGGGACGCAGATAACTTCCAAAGACAGAGGTTTACTGTCAGAACAATGGGAGTGGACTGGGGAGAATGGGAGGCTGAATTCGGGATGGAGATGGCAAAACAAGACTATAGGGTGGGAATGGGGGACTAGGTCCAGCCCAAGTCCAAGCAGCAGGGAGATGACAAGCAGGCGAACAAACATGGAAGATGTGGATTGGGACAAGTGGACATTGGGAAGCAGTGACAGCTGGGAGGAAAGGGAGACAGGCAGGTCCACTTCAGGCTGTAGAACTGGTCCTGACGGCAGGTGGAGCCCCAGCTGGGGGAGGGGGTCTGCGGGGACAGGACGCTCAAACTTTAGGTACGAGGCTAGCCCTGAATGGTGGACGAGCAGGCGGACGTGCAGCCCGCCGAGGGCGTGGAACGCGTACGTGTCCAGCAGAAGTTACAGCCCACGCTCCTGCAGCCCGAGCAGCAGCAGCGTTTCTGAGCTCAGCTGGGAGTGGAACAAGAGCAGCACCTGCTCAGGTACGACTTGCAGGCGGCTCCCATCCGAGGCGAAGACGCAAAGTGACCTTACCGTCAATGCTGGAGAATCTTCATCAGACCCCAACGCACTTCACAGTGAGAGCAACACTTTTCAGCCTGAAGGGACCAAGTCACAGTTTGACAATGACCATGGACCTCCCGCCTTTAAGACCACAGACACAATCATCCCATGCCACAGTGATAACGTAGCACAAAAACCAGCTCGGACTTCGCTACTCCCGCTCATTGGGAAGCTCCCTGCAATCCAGAAAAAGGCGAGAAGGAGAAAAGAACAGTTGGAGAGGATTCAGAAGGAGCTTGGCGATGAGGAGGCAAGTCAGAAATTGATCGGTGGACATCCTTTGGGCTTGGCTGAGTCAAATCAAAGCGGCACGCCAAATCTGTGTCCAACTGAGATTAGGACTGACGATCAGGAGACAGGTAGAGGAGCAGCTCAGCCAATCAGCTTTAGCGCCGAGGAGATGGACAAGTATCGACTCCTGCAGGAACAGGCCAGAGAGCACATGCAGAAAGTTCTGGAACAGAGTGAAGAGAGTACAGATCCGCCCATGGAGATAAACTTCACTTGCAGCACGCAGATCGATGAGTGCGAGACTTTAGAGGACAGGTACATGCCTGCACCCTCACTCAAGCCTCCACAGAATCCTCACGCAATACAAACAGGTCACAACCACCAAGAAAGACTTCTACACATGAACCCACAAGAGGATTTTACACAGCCGGTGGGTTTGGGTGTCCCCAACCTCCCTCCCCTTGCACTGACCCCCCCTTTGGCCAGCCTCCATCATTTCATTTTACAGCACTCGGCCTTCTCCGCAGTTCAATCCCCCGCCTCGCGCCACTCTCCCGATGTCCACCCGGCTCAGCTAGCTCATTCGCTCCCCCACCGCCGGCCAAGCTTACCTGATTACCTTCACCCTTCTCCTGTCCCTCTCTCATCCCTCTTTCCCTCCATCCTCCTCGCTCACCACGCCGTCCCGTTCCTCCTTCCTCCACCTCTTCCCCCAGTGTCCGCCTTCCAAACAAACCTTCTCACGCCTCTTTCCGCGCTAGCCCTGCAGCCTCCCAACAATCTGCGGCCTTTCATGGACAGGGTGTGGCCGGCGAGGTTCCAACAAAAGGCCTTGTGACAGTCGCAGAGCTGCTGTCATGTTTATTAATTGTCCATCGGAAAAGAGATCAGGCtattggaaatggggttgtacCTGTAATCGAATTAATTCAAGCTTCTCTCCACACACGCAGTGAGTCCCCCATTGACCgtttttcaattgaaaatgtgtttctccATTAATCCCCCGCCGCGTGGCAGCCGACAGTGAGACAACTGACTTTGATCATTTACTTTCTCGATCAGTTGAGCTTACAATAAAGAGAAAGGTGCACCTGCTATTCAAAGACAAGCTGGGCTTGTGTCATGTGTCCTCTTTGGTGGTGGCCAGCTACCTTTTGAAGTGCAGCCTTCATGCCCCTGACAAAGAGGCGGGAGGGAATAACATTGCTCCATTTCACAGTGGTGGTAGTGGTAAAAGTATGACGTTCAACaatcagaaatgaagttgtggCACAAGCACTACTCTAACTTGTTCACgtgagaatttagtaggattctTTTGTTTAATCTCAATTAATGAGGGTATTGAAAATGCCGTGCCCTAACCCTCATCTATTTACCTATCTATATTTAAACAATCATAAAACGTATTATAATAGGTGCATTCAAAACTGTAAAGCAAATCAAACCAAGTTATGAATGCGATAAATACTTAAACTTTAAGACACTAACCTACTAAATTCTCGTAAGAACATGTTGCACGATAGGCCTACTGTATATGAGCAGCTGGATTTCAACAGATGTCACCTGTAAAGCtttgttttgtgtctttttttttgttgtattttgtaaatattcgAACAGACCTTGTGTTTGAGTCATGGCAAACAAGTGGATAAAAGCCCATTCATAGTTCACTTCAAACAAAGTATGGCCCGGGTGACGAGCCATATGTCACATTTCCCTTCCCACATGTATTTATGAAAGACATTTGCTAAATTAAAAAGCATCTCCGAAAAATAACAATGCTTcccgttttttttattttttatttgtgatgatgatgattgttaAGCGGTGTAAGTAATAGTGCTTGTCAGCGCCACACTTGTTATATATGTCGGCTGCCTCAGGACATAAACTGTCACTGattaaaatgaggaaataattcaacaaataaagtgggttttatttatttaacttgtgatctagtttttaaaaaaatctggtaAATAGCGGGGAAAACAATAGCAATTGGATAGCAGTTGACACAAAAGAGACTGACAGTCCCACGGCGAAATTAAGTGAACACTTTGTTTACTGCGTGTAATATTTGGGTTACATGAATGGGATACATAGAAACTGAGCAGTGTTATCATTAATGATATGTTCTCATTAATGATACATTTTCATAAAGCTGTTATATTAGACCTCACGACAGTGGAAGATCTTAAGAGAAATGTCCTGAAGGTTGTACAATTCACAACTTCAGaaccaacattttcagaaaaaagaaaaaaagccagcATGCATCCTCAGGcgatttgttttctattttcattcattAGCTGAGTGACAATTAAGAATCTTGAAAAAAAGTGAGATAAGTGATCCGCAACTTTACAGTCAAGTGTTTCATTATCGTTACCTCTTAATATccactgttatttatttttgttttattaatgacTGCCACTTAAAGTAATACGCTACAGTTAATGAAGGTTTTATGACCCTGGTAAGTGTCCcggaatggattgtgtttgacCGTCCATATTGtgcagatgtacagtatgtagttcATGTTGAGGAGGCCAGAAGAGTACTTCAGCCTAATATCCAGTTTGACcttaagtgcattgatttaagACTAAAATGTGAAGCAACATATTCTGTTTCATTACTTCCCTTTGCACGTTGTACTTGACTAACACGTCTCAAGAGACACAAAATGAAGAACCAACCTTTTTGCATCATTGATGACACACTGATTCGCTTGCTTCTCACATCTCTTGCCGTAGAATCAGTGCGGTATGGTAACAGCTGTTACGCATCCATGTCATGTGATTGGTTTTAAGGCACAGGCAGGAAGGTctgcagcatttttctgtcaaaatacggtggatataaaaagtctacacacccctattcaaaaggtttttgtgatataaaaaacaaGACCAAGATATATTATGTtaaacttttcccaccattaatgtcctataacctgtacagctcaatacaactaaaataatgtagttgcaaaagtgtgcacacccgcaTAAATGGGAATGCGGTTGTGTtctcaaactcatgttaaatgagagtcagcacacacctgccaccatttgagGGGACTTTGATAAACACTGAATAAAGtccagctgttctagtaggcttttttcACTCTCTATCAGAAGCTTTTGTTCTAACACTGAATATTATTTGgagctgttcataattccctccaccaaacgaaaaacagccccaaagcataatgctgccaccaccatgcgtcACTCTAGAAATTGTACCTAGCTTTCAGAATTatgaccaaaatgttcaactttggtttcatacATTTCCCCCACgtgtctacatttttttttatatcacaaaaacaaaagcattcaAACAGGGATGGGTAGACTGAGACTCTCTCCAACACCCAAGATGTACAACCCTCtgcgtccagactgcaaataatgACGTTTGCCCGAAGCCACCAATGGCTAATTTATTGTCTAACCACACCTTCACATATATAGATCTAAGGAACCTAGTTGCCCAATCATTGGCAAAGAAACACTGTGTGGGGATGATTAATATAGCTATGTAAGTTAGCCAAATAATGATGTCACGATTCAGCAAACGCAAAACAGCTAGCTCAAAGTCACAGTTTAAGAAAGGGGCAGATAACAAAGGATTTACTTGGTTGtctaatttcacacttgatgggtgggcaggcacgcCAGAGAGCAGAGAATTgtacacaaacaattaaaaagtaaattttcttaAGCAATTTAAGCACTTTCTCCTCATTGTGACCCCGTGTAACcaagtgtgtgtgggtgtgagtgTATGTGCGTTCAATTTTAGGGAGAAAGAGAGAATTCTTATCTCTTTCTCTGAGACAGGAGATCAAACGGACTGTGTGAAATATGGAGCAGCAATAATTAGCAGCGGTTACAACATCAAACCTCCTCATCTCCACCAGTCTCTCACTGACACACTCTGCTCTGTCGTTATCCCTGAGTTTAATTCCCagatattaaattaaaaaaaattctagctCCAATGTCTCTCTTGAAAGAGCAATCACTGCAAGATGACACACAACAGCCGACCTACGTACGTACGGCAAGGTGCACCTCCATTTTGACTCCAGAGAAAAGCGCTTAAAAAAGGTAAACACGATAAACGCAAGATTTGAGTCAAGCTTGCTAATAAAGCAAGTGTCATCCATGGTAAAAGGGCTccgctttataaaaaaaaaaaaataataaaaaaaagaacacacaagAGAGCGACACACTGGAGCCACGTGGTAATTAATCACGACGTTTTCTGTCATTGACTGATTAAATCATTTCCAAAGCCTTGAGATTTGCCTCCTGGCGtgtcgatgtgtgtgtgtgtgtatgtttatgtgtgtccatgtgtgtacaAAGAGTTGATTTATGATGGAGAGCGACTGGTATTCTCTCTCAATCTCTCCTGTGAATTAATGAGGTATAAAAACTAAGGCTGGCACTCAGTCAAATACTCCAGCAGCCACTGAGAGCTTGCTGCAGGATAACtattggcaacaacaacaaaaaaaaaaaatccctcgtGGCTACTGAGGCAATTCATCGACCTAAATTgcgatgttaaaaaaacaaaacaaaaaaagtatttcgccctctatttttgtttgtgcCCCTCCAAGCCGCCTCTTTGATTCAAGCAGGTCAGTGAATGGTGCTGCATTCATCTCCCCTGGCTGTACTTCGTGTGCAGAAGAAAAGGCACAATTACGCTTTGTATGCTTAACTTCAACGAAAATAGACACCAACATCATAACGACCTCCACGGAACATTGcgcattcttcttttcctttcggccacagcgcgtcatcctttttcatGTAGGTCTAtctcctcctctcgaacacaactgccctcatgtcttccctcacgacatccatcaaccttctctttggtcttctgctctctctaactttgtctccaaaacatcgaaccttggttgtccctctgatgagctcaattctaattttatccaacctggtcactccgagagcgaacctcaagatcttcatttccgccacctccagctctgcttcctgttgtctcttcagtgccactgtctgtaatccatacatcatggctggcctcaccactgttttataaactttgcccttcatcctagcagagactcttctgtcacataacacacctgacaccttcctccacccgttccaacctgcttggacccgtttcttcacttcctgaccacactcatcaCCAgcaaattcgtctgtcacacctacagcacacctcaccgctgttctgctgccctcgtacatgtcctgtattattctaacatacttctctgccacttcagacttccgcatgcagtaccacagttcctgtctgggtactctgtcataagctttctctagatctacaaagacacaatgtagctccttctgaccttctctgtacttttccatcaacatcctcaaggcaaataatacatctgtggttctctttctaggcatgaaaccatactgttgctcgtaaatactcacttctgtcctgagtctagcctccactattctttcccataacttcattgtgtggctcatcaactttattcttctatagTTCCAACAGCTCTGCATataacccttgttcttaaaaatgggcaccagcacacttttcctccattcctcaggcatcttctcacgcgctagaattatattgaacaagctggtcaaaaactccacagccacctctcctagatgcttccattcctccacaggaatgtcatcaggaccaactgcctttccatttttcatcctctttaatgcctttctaacttccccctgactaatcattgccacttcctggccaacctgtatagatccttttctccttctttagtgtccaacctggcatacatgtcatcatatgcctcttgtttggcctttgccacctctacctttgccctgtgtcgcatctcaatgtattcctttcgcctctcctcggtcttctcagtgtcccacttcatcatagctaacctttttccttgtatgatgtccttactgtgaggttccaccatcaggtctctttctctcctttcctgccagaagatacaccaagtactctcctgcctgcctctctgatcaccttggctgcagtggtccagtcttctggaagctcctcctgtccaccgagagcctgtctcacctcttcccgaaaagctgcacaacgctCTCCTGTcacagcttccaccacatggttctctgctctgcctttgtcttcctaatcttcctctccaccaccagtcatcttacacaccgccatcctatgctgtcgagccacactctcccctaacactaccttacagtcggtaacctccttcagattacatcgtctgcac of Phycodurus eques isolate BA_2022a chromosome 4, UOR_Pequ_1.1, whole genome shotgun sequence contains these proteins:
- the LOC133402151 gene encoding G patch domain-containing protein 8 encodes the protein MGPKPRESPGMACGACYYLVISSTHLSNGHFRRVKGVFRGPLCTTAACESPERAERALGCSVEDLKSIFYCELCDKQYLRHQEFDNHINSYDHAHKQRLKELKQREFARNVASKSWKDQRKQEKALRRLHQRAQLQQERQRSQGRTYELRSTVRLVSQQQDRDTENKACSPVDKFEPLKNTHRPPAKHASTFPLSNQRENPCRPPSQTLVAAPAESPLITHPECNKGPAAVNQRPHAGCQLPLEGWGRAGGRRGVSFCFSRRGPRLEPCASVFSDQEEEERERREQMRERIKGILEDIEREIEGVGQSNTGGNCTEDAEIRKDIKDNQSSDLTRSASHAASGMDIKQPSGAGVGAHMSVLGKDGSTCVRWPVSLLKFTECEPCISYSCNPNSTKQPKTVEQHDAQDQLCDLLDESNPCQSAILTQDTHYCLRKEASLVHEPKKDEENVKADAHLFVENKNLSSSGEGSEGASRMLSIEQRVRAHSFPFDPAHSDGSDTNPPTPQGDRLAGTGGIGERAISALSCELESVTKFGTRRICIGQPRCESESETVCERASDPRPRRGTSRRKSKQSKTKPKLGMRKKSEKRKAANRRQSVRCKLRSVVSAVSNVSARGEETGGSWGEKRGQRETEARGRVWKAEAEPVYVSVRKRTPRRSRHSASQVLLGGERGERGSAFSQFARRTPDAERETFPRRSRCSLRAFSPGCNTKLFWESGHHSNPRSFIDCSYPDNSCGDSPARKRKLLHGDRRFIHGNRSTLRRHEETERGRVRGTQITSKDRGLLSEQWEWTGENGRLNSGWRWQNKTIGWEWGTRSSPSPSSREMTSRRTNMEDVDWDKWTLGSSDSWEERETGRSTSGCRTGPDGRWSPSWGRGSAGTGRSNFRYEASPEWWTSRRTCSPPRAWNAYVSSRSYSPRSCSPSSSSVSELSWEWNKSSTCSGTTCRRLPSEAKTQSDLTVNAGESSSDPNALHSESNTFQPEGTKSQFDNDHGPPAFKTTDTIIPCHSDNVAQKPARTSLLPLIGKLPAIQKKARRRKEQLERIQKELGDEEASQKLIGGHPLGLAESNQSGTPNLCPTEIRTDDQETGRGAAQPISFSAEEMDKYRLLQEQAREHMQKVLEQSEESTDPPMEINFTCSTQIDECETLEDRYMPAPSLKPPQNPHAIQTGHNHQERLLHMNPQEDFTQPVGLGVPNLPPLALTPPLASLHHFILQHSAFSAVQSPASRHSPDVHPAQLAHSLPHRRPSLPDYLHPSPVPLSSLFPSILLAHHAVPFLLPPPLPPVSAFQTNLLTPLSALALQPPNNLRPFMDRVWPARFQQKAL